A single window of Ignavibacteriota bacterium DNA harbors:
- a CDS encoding NADH-quinone oxidoreductase subunit A: protein MLTEFGKVFVFIILAGAFVGIAIFAAMLIRPKRPSYEKTQIYECGENPEGSPWVKFNIRFYVVALIFLIFDVEIVLLFPWALTYKNFGFIGFAAGAVFLLILFLGMIYEWKKGDLEWARPNIERLDLKKLLENKVQNTSTEKEI, encoded by the coding sequence ATGTTAACAGAATTTGGTAAAGTTTTTGTTTTTATTATATTGGCTGGTGCTTTCGTAGGTATTGCAATATTTGCCGCAATGTTAATCCGTCCAAAACGTCCTTCATATGAAAAAACTCAAATTTATGAATGCGGAGAAAACCCTGAAGGTTCGCCTTGGGTAAAGTTCAACATTAGGTTTTATGTCGTTGCCTTAATATTCTTAATTTTTGACGTAGAAATTGTTTTACTTTTTCCTTGGGCATTAACCTATAAAAATTTTGGATTTATTGGATTTGCTGCCGGTGCGGTATTTTTGCTTATTTTATTTTTGGGAATGATTTACGAGTGGAAAAAAGGTGATTTGGAATGGGCTCGTCCCAATATTGAAAGACTTGACCTTAAAAAGTTATTGGAAAATAAAGTTCAAAATACTTCTACAGAAAAAGAAATTTAA
- a CDS encoding DUF2156 domain-containing protein yields the protein MNYLPLSWTVSENYLFNNTVQSTKYCWLSEVSIQKNKDITTSFQSIFENYSSNVIIKGCNTEIKNILEKRGFASMQLGLEAVIDTNCNTFEKKSLLKLVNRGLKKGEIIKLNYSEENKSLLNEFLKTYHHAKEPQLKNLFITKFNPGNKLYVLKKDKHWLGAVLVSNNSIDKIHTELILRTHNSPVGTIESIIYAIYNDTVKQNIRYLSLGEVPFINQINYSSDSLYTILSTISGRFLKFAYNYKGLQNFKAKFNPMWEPVYICTSKKISFRLLLFLLVESNFLQLIYYKLVSKNNIF from the coding sequence ATGAATTATTTACCCTTAAGCTGGACAGTAAGCGAAAATTACTTATTTAATAATACAGTACAATCTACCAAATATTGCTGGTTAAGTGAAGTAAGTATTCAAAAAAACAAGGATATTACAACTTCATTTCAATCTATCTTTGAAAATTATTCCTCTAATGTTATTATAAAAGGATGCAATACAGAAATTAAAAATATTCTTGAAAAAAGAGGCTTTGCATCAATGCAATTAGGTTTAGAAGCAGTAATTGATACTAATTGTAATACTTTTGAAAAAAAGTCGCTACTAAAACTTGTAAACAGAGGATTAAAAAAAGGCGAAATTATCAAATTAAATTATTCTGAAGAAAACAAATCGCTTTTAAATGAATTTTTAAAAACATATCACCACGCAAAAGAGCCTCAGCTTAAAAATTTATTCATTACAAAATTCAACCCCGGAAATAAATTGTATGTTTTAAAGAAAGATAAACATTGGCTTGGCGCTGTTTTGGTTTCAAATAACTCAATTGATAAAATACATACTGAATTGATTTTACGTACGCACAATTCTCCAGTTGGCACAATTGAATCAATTATTTACGCAATATACAACGATACAGTCAAACAAAATATACGTTATCTAAGTCTTGGTGAAGTACCTTTCATAAATCAAATTAATTATTCAAGTGATAGCCTGTATACAATTCTTTCAACAATTAGCGGCCGATTTTTAAAATTTGCTTACAATTATAAAGGCTTGCAAAACTTCAAAGCAAAATTTAACCCAATGTGGGAACCTGTTTATATTTGTACGTCGAAAAAAATTTCATTTCGATTATTACTATTTTTATTGGTCGAATCAAATTTTCTACAATTAATTTATTATAAATTAGTTTCTAAAAATAACATATTTTAG
- the nuoH gene encoding NADH-quinone oxidoreductase subunit NuoH — MYDFLTDIFGNQILAFFIAAALPLFLFILPYALLAVLAERKVSAHMQDRLGPMRTGYHGILQTVADILKLIQKEDIVANSIDKRLFNFAPYLVFMGSFAAFAVLPFSSFFMGSSIDIGLFYFLAVSSFVVAGILMGGWSSNNKYSLLGSMRSVSQIISYEIPTAIVVLTMVMLTSTLNLNTITNEQTAYFWNWNILGGSHPLIAKLLLIPLMIGAFIIIFISTLAEVNRTPFDIPEAESELVAGFFTEYSGMKFAMFFLAEYANMLAVSFLITVLFFGGYHSPFGYLGNTLGVEWLVPIEQAFWFAFKGLTFVIVQMWLRWTLPRLRVDQLMTVCWKYLIPYSIAILLLVGLITLI; from the coding sequence ATGTACGATTTTTTAACTGATATTTTCGGAAATCAAATTTTAGCCTTTTTTATTGCAGCAGCTCTGCCGCTATTCTTATTTATTTTACCTTATGCTTTGTTGGCGGTTTTAGCTGAAAGAAAAGTTTCCGCACATATGCAGGATAGACTTGGACCCATGCGTACCGGTTATCATGGAATTCTTCAAACAGTTGCGGATATATTAAAACTAATTCAAAAAGAAGATATTGTAGCAAATTCTATTGATAAAAGATTATTCAACTTTGCACCCTACTTAGTTTTTATGGGAAGTTTTGCCGCTTTCGCAGTACTTCCTTTTTCAAGTTTCTTTATGGGCAGTTCAATTGATATTGGTCTTTTTTACTTTTTAGCTGTTTCAAGTTTTGTTGTTGCCGGAATTTTAATGGGCGGATGGTCATCCAATAATAAGTATTCTCTGCTCGGTTCAATGCGATCTGTCTCTCAAATTATCAGCTATGAAATTCCAACAGCCATTGTTGTACTTACTATGGTTATGCTTACAAGTACATTAAATTTAAATACAATTACAAATGAACAAACAGCTTATTTTTGGAATTGGAATATATTGGGCGGATCCCATCCGTTAATTGCAAAATTATTGTTAATTCCTTTAATGATAGGCGCTTTTATAATAATTTTTATTAGCACACTTGCTGAAGTTAATCGTACACCATTTGATATACCTGAAGCCGAATCTGAATTGGTGGCAGGATTTTTTACCGAATACAGCGGAATGAAATTCGCGATGTTTTTCTTGGCTGAATACGCCAATATGCTCGCTGTTTCATTTTTAATAACTGTATTATTTTTCGGCGGTTATCATTCTCCTTTTGGCTACCTTGGAAATACTTTGGGAGTTGAATGGTTAGTTCCTATTGAACAAGCATTTTGGTTCGCTTTTAAAGGATTAACATTTGTAATAGTTCAAATGTGGCTTAGATGGACTTTACCAAGATTAAGAGTTGATCAGTTAATGACAGTTTGCTGGAAATACCTAATTCCCTATTCAATTGCAATTTTATTACTAGTTGGTTTGATAACTTTAATTTAA
- the tgt gene encoding tRNA guanosine(34) transglycosylase Tgt: protein MNFTLLAEDKNSKARAGYLETDHGIIETPRFMPVGTQGTVKAVSQRILKDEIKASIILGNTYHLYLRPGTEILENAGGLHQFMNWQNALLTDSGGFQIFSLSDLRKLKNDGVEFKSHLDGSKHFFTPQKVIEIQRIIGSDIMMVLDECTPYPCEYEYAEKSCKLTSDWAILNKEAFVNSNPKYGHKQFLFGIVQGSVYKDLRERSAKDLTDIGFDGYAIGGLAVGEPAEQMYDITNFTTDFLPKNKPRYLMGVGRPENILESIERGIDMFDCVMPTRNARNAYLFTSQGILSMRNAIHKNDFTIIDPECNCYTCQNFSKSYLRHLFVSKEILALELASIHNLTFYINLTNTAREKIIEGTFLKWKEKIISKLSININSNMEE, encoded by the coding sequence GTGAATTTTACTTTACTAGCTGAAGATAAAAACTCCAAAGCACGTGCCGGTTATTTAGAAACTGATCATGGAATTATTGAAACTCCGCGATTTATGCCCGTTGGAACGCAGGGAACCGTTAAAGCTGTTTCACAAAGAATTTTAAAGGATGAAATTAAGGCATCAATAATTCTTGGAAATACATATCATCTTTATTTAAGACCAGGAACGGAAATTCTTGAAAATGCCGGCGGTCTTCATCAATTTATGAACTGGCAAAATGCCTTGCTTACCGATAGCGGAGGATTTCAGATATTTAGCTTGTCAGATTTGCGGAAATTAAAAAATGATGGCGTTGAGTTTAAATCACATTTGGATGGCTCTAAACATTTTTTTACACCTCAAAAAGTAATTGAGATACAAAGAATAATCGGTTCCGATATAATGATGGTTTTGGATGAATGCACTCCTTATCCTTGTGAATATGAATACGCCGAAAAATCGTGCAAACTTACTTCTGATTGGGCAATTTTAAATAAAGAAGCTTTTGTAAATTCAAATCCCAAATATGGACATAAACAATTCTTATTTGGAATTGTGCAAGGCAGTGTATATAAAGATCTAAGAGAGAGATCAGCAAAAGATTTAACAGATATAGGTTTTGACGGCTATGCCATCGGCGGTTTGGCGGTCGGTGAACCCGCTGAGCAAATGTATGATATAACAAATTTCACCACTGATTTTTTACCTAAGAATAAACCCAGATATCTAATGGGTGTTGGAAGACCGGAAAATATTCTTGAATCAATTGAACGTGGAATTGACATGTTTGATTGCGTAATGCCTACAAGAAACGCGAGAAATGCGTACTTGTTTACAAGTCAAGGAATATTAAGCATGCGCAACGCTATACATAAAAATGACTTTACTATAATCGATCCAGAGTGCAATTGTTATACTTGCCAAAATTTTTCAAAATCATATTTACGACACTTATTTGTTTCAAAAGAAATTTTAGCGTTAGAGCTTGCTTCAATTCATAATTTAACTTTTTATATAAATTTAACAAATACAGCCAGAGAAAAAATTATTGAAGGTACTTTTTTAAAGTGGAAAGAAAAAATTATTAGTAAATTATCAATAAATATAAATTCAAATATGGAGGAATAA
- a CDS encoding NADH-quinone oxidoreductase subunit J: MELYDLIFYLFAIITIVSAVIVVNARNIVHAAYSLLLTFFGVSGIYVLLGADFLAIVQIMVYVGGILILLLFGVMLTNKITNVEIRSGSFQVLPAVIGLAAFAAILFGVMTSTNWKSQSFDIPNTTSFDLGKLLISEYILVFELLGILLLVALIGAASIARRDKE; this comes from the coding sequence ATGGAATTATACGATTTAATTTTTTACTTATTTGCCATAATTACTATTGTATCGGCGGTAATTGTTGTTAATGCGCGCAATATCGTTCACGCGGCTTATAGTTTGCTGCTTACTTTTTTCGGAGTTTCGGGTATTTATGTTTTACTTGGCGCCGATTTTCTTGCCATAGTACAAATCATGGTTTATGTTGGCGGAATTCTTATTTTATTACTTTTTGGCGTAATGTTGACAAATAAAATTACAAATGTAGAGATCAGATCAGGATCGTTTCAAGTATTGCCAGCGGTTATTGGGTTGGCTGCTTTTGCCGCAATTTTATTCGGTGTTATGACATCAACTAATTGGAAATCGCAAAGTTTTGATATCCCAAATACAACATCTTTTGATTTAGGTAAATTACTTATTAGTGAATATATTCTTGTTTTTGAACTGCTTGGAATTTTACTTTTAGTTGCGCTTATCGGCGCAGCTTCAATCGCAAGAAGAGATAAGGAATAA
- a CDS encoding NADH-quinone oxidoreductase subunit B — MGLLDQEFSDSNIVITKSEDLLNWARLSSLWQLSFGLACCAIEMMATSASHYDFDRFGVIPRPSPRQADVILISGTVTLKMATRIKRLYEQMPDPKYIISMGSCANCGGPYWEHGYHVLKGIDRVIPVDVYVPGCPPRPEALLEGLLKLQEKIRNERLRKTA; from the coding sequence ATGGGTTTATTAGATCAAGAATTTAGCGACAGTAATATTGTAATTACGAAATCGGAAGATTTACTTAATTGGGCTCGTCTTTCCTCTCTATGGCAGTTAAGTTTTGGTTTAGCATGCTGTGCAATTGAAATGATGGCAACTTCCGCTTCTCATTATGATTTTGACAGATTTGGAGTTATTCCCCGACCTTCGCCGAGGCAAGCCGATGTAATTTTAATTTCCGGAACGGTTACGTTAAAAATGGCAACCAGAATAAAAAGATTATATGAACAAATGCCTGATCCAAAATATATAATTTCAATGGGAAGCTGCGCAAACTGCGGCGGACCATATTGGGAACATGGCTATCATGTGTTAAAAGGAATTGATAGAGTAATTCCCGTTGATGTTTACGTACCGGGATGCCCTCCAAGACCTGAAGCGCTATTGGAAGGTTTATTGAAGTTACAAGAAAAAATACGAAATGAAAGATTGAGAAAAACAGCATGA
- a CDS encoding NADH-quinone oxidoreductase subunit D: MALRTEEMVLNMGPQHPSTHGVLRLELEIEGELVKNVIPHIGYLHRCFEKHCEVMTYPQVVPYTDRMDYLASMYNNFGYAVAVERLLDIKVPDRVEYIRVIVGELQRIASHMVALGTYGVDMGAFTPFLFLFAEREKILTIFEETCGARLLYNYIWVGGLSHDIHPDFVRKTKDFVRDFKPRIVELNNLLSYNKIFIERTANIGILPADVAINYGITGPNLRASGIKWDLRKNDPYSIYDKFDFEIPVGEGLKGTVGDCWDRYYIRVLEMEQSLKIIEQAIDNIPEGNVQEAIPKRIKPPKGTVYSRVENPKGELGYFIISDGNVNPFRVKVRAPSFVNMEVLGELCKGHFVADVIAILGSIDVVLGEIDR; the protein is encoded by the coding sequence ATGGCACTACGAACTGAAGAAATGGTTTTAAATATGGGACCTCAACACCCTTCAACACATGGGGTTTTGAGATTGGAACTTGAAATTGAAGGCGAACTTGTAAAAAACGTAATCCCTCATATTGGTTATCTGCATAGATGTTTCGAAAAGCATTGTGAAGTAATGACCTATCCTCAAGTTGTTCCTTATACAGATAGAATGGATTATTTGGCGTCAATGTATAATAATTTTGGATATGCCGTTGCCGTTGAAAGATTATTAGATATTAAAGTTCCCGATAGAGTTGAATATATTAGAGTAATTGTCGGTGAATTGCAGAGAATTGCATCGCATATGGTTGCACTCGGTACTTACGGCGTTGATATGGGGGCGTTTACTCCCTTCTTATTTTTATTTGCCGAACGTGAGAAAATACTTACAATATTTGAAGAAACCTGCGGCGCTCGACTTTTATATAACTACATTTGGGTTGGCGGACTATCACACGATATTCATCCTGATTTTGTTAGAAAGACAAAAGATTTTGTTAGAGATTTTAAACCAAGAATTGTTGAACTTAATAACTTATTATCTTATAACAAGATTTTTATTGAAAGAACTGCTAATATTGGAATTTTACCGGCAGATGTTGCAATTAATTACGGTATAACTGGTCCTAACTTAAGAGCCAGCGGAATAAAATGGGATCTGCGTAAAAACGATCCTTATTCAATTTACGATAAATTTGATTTTGAAATTCCGGTTGGTGAAGGTTTAAAAGGAACCGTTGGTGATTGCTGGGACAGATATTATATTCGTGTTCTTGAGATGGAACAAAGTTTAAAAATTATTGAACAAGCAATAGATAATATTCCTGAAGGAAATGTACAAGAAGCAATTCCCAAAAGGATTAAACCGCCTAAAGGTACAGTTTATTCAAGAGTTGAAAACCCAAAAGGTGAATTGGGTTATTTTATTATCAGCGATGGAAATGTAAATCCCTTTAGAGTAAAAGTACGTGCGCCTTCATTTGTTAATATGGAAGTTTTAGGCGAATTGTGTAAAGGTCATTTTGTTGCGGATGTAATTGCAATTTTAGGTAGTATTGATGTAGTATTAGGAGAAATAGACAGATAA
- the nuoK gene encoding NADH-quinone oxidoreductase subunit NuoK yields the protein MVEVGLNHFLAVSVALFSLGLYGVVTRKNAVMVLMGVELILNSANINFVAFSKFGNFSIDGQLYALFVIILAAAEAAIALAIVLNIYKRFSNVNVDEINNLKE from the coding sequence ATAGTGGAAGTTGGATTAAATCATTTTTTAGCTGTTAGTGTTGCTTTGTTTTCTCTTGGACTTTACGGTGTTGTTACTAGGAAAAATGCCGTTATGGTTTTAATGGGAGTTGAGTTAATTCTAAATTCGGCAAATATTAATTTTGTTGCGTTTTCTAAGTTCGGAAATTTTAGTATTGACGGACAATTATATGCATTGTTTGTTATTATACTTGCCGCAGCCGAAGCCGCTATTGCTTTAGCAATTGTGCTTAATATTTATAAAAGATTTTCAAATGTTAATGTTGATGAAATAAATAACCTCAAAGAATAG
- a CDS encoding GIY-YIG nuclease family protein — protein MYFTYILKSQKDNTFYYGSTQNLDARILVHNSGSVKYTKGHRPYVLHYFEKYET, from the coding sequence ATGTACTTTACATATATTTTAAAAAGTCAAAAAGATAATACGTTTTATTATGGTTCAACTCAAAATTTAGATGCGAGAATTTTAGTACATAATTCTGGCAGTGTGAAATATACAAAGGGGCATAGACCATATGTTTTACACTATTTTGAAAAATATGAGACATGA
- a CDS encoding NADH-quinone oxidoreductase subunit I translates to MKEYFKNTFDAIYTVLVGMKITFKHLFVPSVTIQYPDVKPQMPERARNRLFVNMDDCIGCDQCARACPVNCISIETLKSTPDDSPGETSQGKKKALWVTKFDIDIAKCCFCSLCVYPCPTECIKMTQVYEFSEFDRNDLLYRFAVMTPEEITDKQNKFDVFTAAKEAEKLAAAKAKADKPKPAAEKKIEPNTDKKSE, encoded by the coding sequence ATGAAAGAATATTTCAAAAATACGTTTGATGCAATTTACACCGTTTTGGTTGGAATGAAAATAACATTTAAACACCTTTTTGTTCCATCTGTAACAATTCAATATCCGGATGTAAAACCTCAAATGCCAGAAAGAGCAAGAAATAGACTTTTTGTTAATATGGATGATTGCATTGGCTGCGATCAATGCGCAAGAGCCTGTCCGGTAAATTGTATTTCAATAGAAACTTTAAAATCTACACCGGATGATAGTCCGGGCGAAACCTCACAAGGCAAGAAAAAAGCTTTATGGGTTACAAAATTTGATATTGATATTGCAAAATGCTGCTTCTGTTCACTTTGCGTCTATCCTTGTCCAACAGAGTGCATTAAAATGACTCAAGTTTATGAATTTTCCGAATTTGACAGAAATGATCTCTTATACAGATTCGCAGTAATGACACCTGAAGAAATTACAGATAAACAAAATAAATTTGACGTTTTTACCGCCGCAAAAGAAGCAGAAAAATTAGCCGCTGCCAAAGCAAAAGCTGATAAGCCGAAACCGGCAGCTGAAAAAAAGATTGAACCTAATACTGATAAAAAATCAGAGTAA
- a CDS encoding NADH-quinone oxidoreductase subunit C, with translation MTTDEILEMLKAKFPEYSFSLDNSLPIDSFIIVEALNLKEVCKFLRDDEKLQFDNLMNLSGVDDNNAKKEKDENGIEKLVGRTLSVYYHIESMQLNQKVNLKVSMPIEKPEVDSVESVWKCADWHEREAFDMFGIIFLNHPNLIRILMPYDWEEGSYPLRKDFETPEFYNGMKIPY, from the coding sequence ATGACAACCGATGAAATTCTAGAGATGCTAAAAGCAAAATTTCCTGAATATTCTTTCAGTCTGGATAATTCTCTTCCTATCGATTCATTTATTATTGTTGAGGCATTAAACTTAAAGGAAGTTTGCAAATTTTTAAGAGATGATGAGAAATTACAATTTGATAACTTAATGAACTTATCGGGTGTAGATGATAACAATGCAAAAAAAGAGAAAGATGAAAACGGCATTGAAAAATTAGTAGGCAGAACCTTAAGTGTATATTATCATATTGAATCGATGCAGCTTAACCAAAAAGTTAATTTAAAAGTTTCGATGCCGATAGAAAAACCGGAAGTTGATTCAGTGGAATCTGTGTGGAAATGCGCCGATTGGCATGAAAGAGAAGCATTTGACATGTTTGGTATAATTTTCTTAAATCACCCTAATCTTATAAGAATTTTAATGCCTTATGACTGGGAAGAAGGAAGTTATCCACTTAGAAAAGATTTTGAAACGCCGGAATTTTACAACGGAATGAAAATACCGTATTAA
- the nuoL gene encoding NADH-quinone oxidoreductase subunit L, which translates to MSEFTNINISLIILLLPLFGFFIVLFFGKRFPKLYLAEVAIITLAFILSLVIGFSKLTTYLHQDILFSFTWIDFGNVPNIGKLTFDLGIKIDNLTVIMLFVVNLISMLVHVYSMEYLKGDKRYTRYFAYLGIFTFSMLGIVLTDNLLMMYIFWELVGLSSYLLIGFWYEKKSASDAGKKAFLTNRIGDIGMFIGILILLTNYHTFSFDKIYAQISSGILPFGSESWLTAAGILVFMGAVGKSAQFPLHVWLPDAMEGPTPVSALIHAATMVAAGVYLVARIFVMLTADAMLVIAVIGAVTSLFAATIALTQNDIKKVLAYSTVSQLGYMVMSLGVGAYTFAFFHLVTHAFFKACLFLGSGSVIHAMHHEQDIREMGGLRKKMPITYYTFLISTLAISGVPLTSGFLSKDGILAGTLAFGELTGHWLIPIMGFLVAFLTAFYMFRLVILTFHGEPRNHHKYDHAHESPFVMVMPLVVLSTLSIFFWYTPNPVSPDTGWFAGSWITTPHTVVPATSSFDFMVNDTAESASISEHGNIMHSEKYMHAMHWAHYPAMILSLVLASLGILLAFTMYHWNKISPDKIADKIKKLYNGSLHKWYIDEIYNATFIGGTLKLSEILSWFDKWIIDGIVNGSATVTRFLSKLSNLFDSYVVDGLVNGTALFSGFIGFNFKKLQTGKVQTYIVLVVFSIILLFFIIGPF; encoded by the coding sequence ATGTCAGAATTTACAAATATTAATATTTCGCTAATTATACTTTTACTTCCACTTTTTGGATTTTTTATAGTCTTATTCTTTGGTAAAAGATTTCCAAAATTGTATTTAGCTGAAGTCGCTATAATAACATTAGCTTTCATTTTATCATTGGTTATAGGATTTTCTAAATTAACAACGTATCTGCACCAAGATATTTTGTTCTCTTTCACGTGGATCGATTTTGGAAACGTACCTAATATTGGAAAGCTTACATTTGATCTGGGAATTAAAATTGATAATCTGACCGTGATAATGCTGTTTGTCGTTAATTTGATAAGTATGCTCGTGCACGTATATTCAATGGAATATTTGAAGGGAGATAAAAGATATACAAGATATTTTGCATACTTGGGAATTTTTACATTTTCTATGTTGGGAATTGTCCTTACTGATAATTTACTTATGATGTACATATTCTGGGAATTAGTAGGATTATCTTCATATCTTTTAATTGGGTTCTGGTATGAAAAAAAATCCGCTTCAGACGCCGGAAAGAAAGCATTCCTTACGAATAGAATCGGTGATATTGGAATGTTCATTGGGATTTTAATTTTACTTACAAATTATCATACATTTTCTTTTGATAAAATATATGCGCAAATATCAAGCGGAATTTTACCTTTTGGTAGTGAATCTTGGTTAACTGCGGCGGGAATTTTAGTTTTCATGGGTGCGGTTGGAAAATCGGCTCAATTCCCTCTTCATGTTTGGCTTCCCGATGCAATGGAAGGTCCAACTCCAGTAAGCGCGCTAATTCATGCTGCAACAATGGTTGCGGCGGGCGTTTATTTGGTTGCAAGAATTTTTGTTATGTTAACTGCCGACGCTATGCTGGTAATTGCAGTGATTGGCGCGGTAACTTCTTTATTTGCGGCAACAATTGCATTAACTCAAAACGATATTAAAAAAGTTTTAGCTTATTCAACTGTAAGTCAGCTAGGTTACATGGTAATGTCTCTTGGCGTTGGAGCTTATACTTTCGCGTTTTTCCATTTAGTTACGCACGCATTCTTCAAAGCGTGTTTATTCTTGGGCTCAGGTTCTGTTATCCATGCAATGCATCATGAACAAGATATAAGAGAAATGGGCGGACTTAGAAAAAAGATGCCTATTACTTATTATACATTTTTAATTTCTACATTGGCTATTTCAGGTGTGCCTTTAACTTCAGGATTTTTAAGTAAAGACGGAATACTGGCGGGAACACTCGCTTTTGGTGAATTAACGGGACATTGGTTAATTCCTATTATGGGGTTTTTAGTTGCGTTCCTAACCGCATTTTATATGTTTAGATTGGTTATACTTACATTCCATGGCGAACCTAGGAATCATCATAAATACGATCATGCGCATGAATCGCCTTTTGTAATGGTTATGCCTCTTGTAGTTTTAAGCACATTGTCAATATTTTTCTGGTATACTCCAAATCCGGTTTCACCGGATACAGGATGGTTTGCAGGAAGTTGGATCACAACACCACATACAGTCGTTCCGGCTACTTCAAGTTTTGATTTTATGGTAAATGATACCGCAGAATCTGCAAGCATATCCGAGCACGGCAATATCATGCATTCGGAAAAATACATGCACGCGATGCACTGGGCACATTATCCAGCTATGATATTATCATTAGTGCTTGCATCACTCGGAATTCTATTAGCATTTACTATGTACCATTGGAATAAAATTTCTCCAGATAAAATTGCCGATAAAATTAAAAAACTTTATAACGGCTCGCTGCATAAATGGTATATAGATGAAATTTATAATGCCACATTCATAGGCGGAACTCTAAAATTAAGTGAAATCTTATCATGGTTTGATAAATGGATAATTGATGGGATTGTTAATGGTTCGGCTACCGTTACAAGATTTTTATCGAAACTAAGTAATTTATTTGATTCATATGTTGTTGACGGCTTGGTAAACGGTACCGCTTTATTTAGTGGTTTTATTGGATTTAATTTTAAGAAATTACAAACCGGAAAGGTTCAAACATATATCGTTTTGGTTGTTTTCTCAATTATACTTTTGTTTTTCATAATTGGACCTTTTTAG
- the yajC gene encoding preprotein translocase subunit YajC — protein MNLLFAMAPQGQNGGGSMISTLIMFGAIFAIFYFMIIRPQQKKAKERDALLNSLKKGDKIITGSGIHGTVAGLEDNTVLVDVGNNVKIKMERSAIGQVVSSKES, from the coding sequence ATGAACCTACTTTTTGCCATGGCGCCTCAAGGACAAAACGGCGGCGGAAGTATGATCAGCACCTTAATTATGTTTGGTGCAATTTTCGCAATTTTTTATTTTATGATCATTAGACCGCAGCAGAAAAAAGCAAAAGAACGAGACGCGCTGCTGAATAGTTTGAAAAAAGGCGATAAAATAATTACCGGAAGCGGAATTCACGGAACAGTTGCCGGACTTGAAGATAATACAGTTCTTGTCGATGTTGGCAACAACGTAAAAATCAAAATGGAAAGAAGCGCAATTGGTCAAGTTGTATCCTCAAAGGAAAGTTAA